Proteins encoded in a region of the Clostridium butyricum genome:
- a CDS encoding nucleoside triphosphate pyrophosphohydrolase, with protein sequence MENIKVYNKLVRDKIPEIIDIDYKICDFEMIDGRRKFRLLQKKLQEEVNEFLADNRNIDELADIMEVVFAIADILGVSEEELLKVRTEKREKRGGFEQGIFLKTVEERK encoded by the coding sequence ATGGAGAACATAAAGGTATATAACAAATTAGTTAGAGATAAAATTCCAGAAATAATTGATATAGATTATAAAATATGCGATTTTGAAATGATTGATGGCAGAAGAAAGTTTAGATTATTACAGAAAAAACTCCAAGAAGAAGTAAATGAATTCCTTGCAGATAATAGAAATATAGATGAACTTGCAGATATAATGGAAGTTGTTTTTGCTATTGCAGATATCTTGGGTGTAAGTGAAGAAGAACTTCTTAAAGTTAGAACTGAGAAACGAGAAAAACGTGGCGGATTTGAACAAGGGATTTTTCTTAAAACAGTAGAAGAGAGAAAATAG
- a CDS encoding SGNH/GDSL hydrolase family protein, protein MAKILDKDRFIDIIKNGAKINIIGDSIAAGKGSSQSYSSDKVIFEDDIKKFYRIIAPNSWGTLFENYIGEKFHGCSVINNGGCGASSCQIYNNIRNLINEDDDIVFLMFGANDRKNHNGMNDLYENLVRIINFLREKNKPMILFSPIPSTIENEGRPNRLYHMDDVTAVLKNVAEKENILLVDNYSFILEYLHINNLSIEEIMFEEGCENDGLHPSDFVQKLMFENLKRVLNI, encoded by the coding sequence GTGGCTAAAATATTAGATAAGGACAGATTTATAGATATAATTAAAAATGGAGCAAAGATTAATATTATTGGAGACAGTATAGCCGCAGGAAAGGGAAGTTCACAAAGTTATAGCAGCGATAAAGTGATTTTTGAAGATGATATAAAGAAATTTTATAGAATAATTGCACCAAACAGCTGGGGAACATTATTTGAAAATTATATAGGTGAAAAATTTCATGGATGCTCAGTTATTAATAATGGAGGCTGTGGAGCTTCTTCTTGTCAGATATATAATAATATAAGAAATCTTATTAATGAAGATGATGATATTGTATTTTTAATGTTTGGAGCTAATGATAGAAAAAATCATAATGGTATGAATGATTTATATGAAAATTTAGTAAGAATTATAAACTTTTTAAGAGAAAAAAATAAGCCTATGATTCTATTTTCACCAATACCATCAACAATAGAAAATGAAGGACGTCCAAATAGGCTTTATCATATGGATGATGTTACAGCAGTATTAAAAAATGTAGCAGAGAAAGAGAATATTTTACTTGTAGATAATTATTCTTTTATTCTTGAGTATTTACATATAAATAATCTTTCTATTGAAGAAATAATGTTTGAAGAGGGATGTGAAAATGATGGTTTGCATCCATCAGATTTTGTTCAAAAGCTTATGTTTGAAAACTTGAAAAGAGTATTGAATATTTAA
- a CDS encoding CD3324 family protein yields the protein MKYVKAQDVLPEELIELIQKYIDGNYLYIPRRNDNHKSWGESTGIKNILKIRNREIYIKYKNGMSVDALSNEYYLSEKSIRRIINLQKKICS from the coding sequence ATGAAATATGTAAAAGCACAGGATGTGTTACCTGAAGAATTAATTGAATTAATCCAAAAATATATAGATGGAAACTATCTTTATATCCCTAGAAGAAATGATAATCATAAATCCTGGGGTGAGAGCACTGGTATAAAAAATATACTTAAAATTCGAAATAGAGAAATTTATATTAAATATAAAAATGGTATGAGTGTTGACGCTTTATCTAACGAATATTATCTTTCAGAAAAGAGTATTCGAAGGATAATAAATCTTCAAAAGAAAATATGCTCATAA
- a CDS encoding FusB/FusC family EF-G-binding protein, producing the protein MEPFIKKHEYNFIKQCLFNLNNTFRGCIDNKIVETNKIYLQNKILNQFSNLSEDEKEILSIEHITDPQHIDIYIKNLDKYVYGMAQISDSQISKLFKKEKKLKFPSLEARESKNSYLGWIDEATRKLFIIHNMGGKNIGMSCRIVSQNSNTSHICSFCNNAGSDAEIAFVSTVCKTNTKYGNYKSIGFSVCLDSQKCNNQITSLDKLEKILKEANNII; encoded by the coding sequence ATGGAACCGTTCATAAAAAAACATGAGTACAATTTTATAAAACAATGTCTTTTTAATTTAAATAATACTTTTAGAGGATGTATTGATAATAAAATTGTAGAAACAAATAAAATTTATCTTCAGAATAAAATTCTGAATCAATTTAGTAATTTATCTGAAGATGAAAAAGAAATACTAAGCATAGAGCATATAACTGATCCACAACATATTGACATATATATAAAGAATTTAGATAAGTATGTTTATGGTATGGCACAGATTTCTGATTCTCAGATAAGTAAATTATTCAAAAAAGAAAAAAAGCTTAAATTTCCATCATTAGAAGCAAGAGAATCTAAAAATTCATATCTTGGATGGATTGATGAAGCTACACGAAAACTATTTATTATTCATAATATGGGTGGTAAAAATATAGGTATGAGCTGCAGAATTGTAAGCCAAAACTCAAATACTTCTCATATTTGTTCATTTTGTAATAATGCTGGTTCTGATGCTGAAATAGCATTTGTTTCAACAGTATGCAAAACAAATACTAAGTATGGAAATTATAAATCAATAGGATTTTCTGTATGTCTAGACAGCCAAAAATGCAATAATCAAATTACATCTTTAGATAAATTAGAGAAAATTTTAAAGGAAGCTAATAATATAATTTAG